From the genome of Nicotiana sylvestris chromosome 2, ASM39365v2, whole genome shotgun sequence, one region includes:
- the LOC104247764 gene encoding probable zinc transporter 10 — protein MACYKHNIAIIFILISIFTPRALSVVEDCGAEEDNSCVNKSKAFSLKIIAIVSILITSMIGVCLPLVTRSIPALSPERSLFVIVKAFAAGIILATGFMHVLPDSFDMLSSSCLKENPWHKFPFTGFVAMLSAIFTLAIDSMATSLYSKKNKAGVIPESQSQDGDQEMGAVNAGNHVHSHHHHGSFSTKDGVDGAKLLRYRVIAMVLELGIIVHSIVIGLSLGASNNTCTIKGLVAALCFHQMFEGMGLGGCILQAEYKFLKKAIMAFFFAITTPFGIALGIALSSTYEENSPRALITVGLLNASSAGLLIYMALVDLLAADFMGDKLQGSIKLQIKSYMAVLLGAGGMSLMAKWA, from the exons ATGGCTTGTTATAAGCACAATATTGCCATAATCTTCATTCTCATCTCAATTTTCACACCTCGAGCTTTATCAGTAGTAGAAGATTGTGGAGCAGAAGAAGACAACTCATGTGTCAACAAATCAAAAGCGTTTAGCTTAAAAATCATAGCCATAGTCTCTATCTTAATCACAAGTATGATCGGAGTATGTCTTCCACTGGTCACACGTTCAATTCCGGCCCTAAGCCCAGAACGTAGCCTTTTTGTGATCGTCAAGGCATTTGCTGCCGGAATTATTCTAGCCACCGGTTTCATGCACGTGCTTCCCGATTCATTTGACATGTTGTCGTCCAGTTGCTTGAAAGAGAACCCTTGGCATAAGTTTCCCTTCACTGGATTTGTTGCAATGTTGTCTGCTATTTTTACTTTGGCTATTGACTCCATGGCTACTAGTTTGTATAGCAAGAAAAACAAAGCTGGTGTAATTCCAGAAAGTCAAAGTCAAGATGGAGATCAGGAAATGGGAGCGGTAAATGCTGGAAACCATGTTCATTCCCATCATCACCATGGTTCCTTTTCGACTAAAGATGGAGTTGATGGCGCGAAACTACTTCGATACAGAGTGATTGCCATG GTATTAGAGCTGGGAATCATTGTGCACTCAATAGTGATAGGACTATCTCTAGGTGCTTCAAACAATACTTGCACAATTAAAGGACTTGTCGCTGCACTTTGCTTTCACCAAATGTTTGAAGGAATGGGACTTGGTGGTTGCATTCTCCAG GCTGAGTACAAGTTCTTGAAGAAGGCAATAATGGCATTCTTCTTCGCAATAACAACTCCATTCGGTATAGCACTTGGGATAGCACTTTCAAGCACTTACGAGGAGAACAGCCCTCGGGCATTAATAACCGTTGGATTGCTCAATGCGTCATCTGCTGGCCTTCTGATCTATATGGCTTTAGTAGATCTTCTTGCTGCAGATTTTATGGGTGACAAGTTACAAGGCAGTATTAAGCTACAGATCAAGTCTTACATGGCTGTTCTTCTTGGTGCCGGTGGCATGTCTCTTATGGCCAAATGGGCCTAA
- the LOC138884988 gene encoding uncharacterized protein, protein MRMALLVKNKLGFIEGTCLKSSYKGELSSIIYASNAKTIWKEFKERFDKSNLTRSYFLWIQIGSLKQVGLNESYSQVRSQILLKTPVLTVNQAYALVIEEESHRELSALEITRELLTMMARQNQGYKAKKIGIGLYNGKVMGIGRENCGLYILKWRDNPVAALVTKDTDECSLWHIRLGHPSIMAMNHIFALKNKVVDSLQHNCEVCPLAKQSRLKFPLSGSKIECIFQLIHLDVWGSHKLPTYYRKHYFLTIMDAFSRYTWVCLLQSKCEVVTVLKDFLIMVKTQFDMNVKVLRSNNGREFFNSTVMNFTKNTNTPITNVQHLDHKDQNIETTEVEHDKQDTYTDLVPNTESEINVTPDNSIPVIRSDQEPRKTTTTSKPPVWLKDYQTTQKFSSQCLYLLTDTLTYANLTAGYHTYLQVFSAEVKPTTFQQASTDSRWVTTMQQEIQALENNHIWEIVDLPAGKQAISSKWVYKIKYKANGEV, encoded by the exons ATGCGGATGGCACTTTTGGTGAAGAACAAGCTAGGTTTCATAGAAGGAACTTGCTTGAAAAGCTCTTACAAAGGAGAATTG TCGAGCATCATTTATGCTTCAAATGCAAAAACAatatggaaggaattcaaggagagGTTTGATAAATCTAATCTCACTCGTTCTTACTTTTTATGGATACAAATTGGATCATTAAAGCAAG TTGGGCTTAATGAAAGCTATAGTCAGGTGAGAAGTCAGATATTGCTTAAGACGCCAGTATTGACTGTAAATCAGGCCTATGCTTTGGTCATTGAAGAAGAAAGCCATCGTGAACTAAGTGCGCTTGAGATAACTAGGGAACTTTTAACTATGATGGCACGACAAAATCAAGGATATAAGGCTAAGAAGATTGGGATT GGCCTTTATAATGGAAAGGTGATGGGGATTGGTAGAGAGAACTGTGGACTTTATATTCTGAAATGGAGAGACAATCCAGTAGCAGCATTGGTCACCAAGGATACTGATGAGTGTAGTCTTTGGCATATAAGATTGGGACATCCATCAATAATGGCAATGAATCATATATTTGCCTTAAAAAATAAAGTAGTGGATAGTTTACAGCATAACTGTGAAGTATGTCCTTTAGCTAAGCAAAGTAGATTGAAATTTCCTCTCAGTGGCAGTAAGATTGAGTGTATTTTTCAGCTTATTCATCTTGATGTTTGGGGTTCTCACAAGCTTCCTACATATTATAGGAAACATTATTTTCTTACAATTATGGATGCCTTTAGTAGATATACCTGGGTGTGCTTGTTGCAGTCTAAATGTGAAGTTGTAACAGTGTTGAAAGACTTTCTTATAATGGTAAAGACTCAGTTTGACATGAATGTGAAAGTGTTAAGATCTAATAATGGAAGAGAGTTTTTTAATTCAACTGTAATGAACT TCACAAAGAACaccaatacacctattacaaatgTCCAACACCTTGATCACAAAGATCAAAACATAGAAACAACAGAGGTTGAGCATGATAAGCAAGATACCTACACTGACTTAGTTCCAAACACTGAGTCAGAGATAAATGTTACTCCAGACAATAGCATACCTGTGATTAGAAGTGATCAAGAGCCTAGGAAGACTACTACGACATCTAAACCTCCAGTTTGGTTGAAAGACTACCAAACTACTCAGAAGTTCTCTAGCCAATGCTTATATCTATTAACTGACACCCTTACTTATGCTAATCTCACAGCAGGTTATCATACATACTTGCAGGTTTTTTCAGCTGAAGTTAAACCTACTACTTTTCAGCAGGCTTCCACTGATAGCAGATGGGTTACAACTATGCAACAGGAGATCCAAGCTCTTGAAAATAATCATATTTGGGAGATAGTGGACTTACCAGCAGGGAAGCAAGCTATTAGTTCCAAGTGGGTATACAAGATCAAATACAAGGCTAATGGAGAGGTATAA